The DNA segment TCGGCCGCCTCGCGCACCTCGGTATGGCGCTCGTGGCGATCGGCCTAGTTCCGATGGTCGTCGGCTCTGCCGCAATAGGCTGGGTTCCGTCCTCCGGGGAGTCGTTCTTCATCGCCTATCTGCTCGGGCTACTGGTCGCGCTCCTCGGAGCGATCGTACTCGGTATCGCGATGCTTCGGAGCGACGCTGCCCCGCGTGCGGCGGCGTGGCTCCTGATCGTCGCGTTACCGGTCGGACTTCCCGCGACGATCGGATACACCCTCGTCACGATGGGCGTGGTCGATCACGCGTGGGTCGGCCCCGAACTGCTCTTCGGTCTCGCGTGGGTCGTCATCGGCTACTCCCTCTGGAACCGGCGAGCAACTCTCGGAGTCGAGGAAGCGTCCCGGTAGAACTGCGAGACGAACTGCCGAACGTCGGATCGAACGGCATGCTCCCCGCGTCCCGATGACACCGCTCGAGTCGACCGCACTCCTGCTCGCCTCGCTCCCGACAGTCGTCCGCCGTCCGTCGTACGTGTAACGCAGTCCCACAACGCTTTTTCGCGCGCCCGGAGTGATACCCATAATGAGTGCTGTCTCCGAACTTCTGGATGGGATCGTCGAGAACGTGGACGCCGTCGCGCTGTTCTCTCCGGGCACCTCCCTTTACGAACGCTTCGCCGCGCTCGAGGACGTCGACGTGCTCGTCGTCGGCACCGAGAACGGGGTCGACGCCGATCGGTTCGTCGAAATTCCCCTCGAGTTCACCGACGTCAAGGACCGCGTCAAGTTCGGACTCGGCGCGGCGATCGGCAAGGAGCTGATCGACGAGGGCGACGTCGTCGCCTGTGCCACCAGCATCTTCGACGAGGAGATCGACACCGTCTCGCGGGTCCGGGCCACCGACACGATGTACTCGACGCTCTACGACCTCTTCGCCCACTCCCGCGCCGAACCGGAGGTGATCCGCGCCGTCCTCGAAGTCGCGATCGACCTGGGGAAGAAGGGCCAGAAGGGAAAGCCGGTGGGTGCGCTGTTCGTCGTCGGCGACGCCGGCAACGTGATGAACAAGTCCCGCCCGCTCAGCTACAACCCCTTCGAGAAGTCCCACGTCCACGTCGGCGATCCGATCGTGAGCGTGATGCTCAAGGAGTTCTCGCGGCTCGACGGCGCGTTCGTCATCAGCGACTCGGGGAAGATCGTCTCCGCCTACCGCTACCTCGAGCCCGCCGCGGAGGGCGTCGACATCCCGAAGGGACTCGGGGCCCGGCACATGGCCGGCGGCGCGATCACGCGCGACACCAACGCCACCGCGATCGTCCTCTCGGAGTCCGACGGCCTCGTCCGGGCGTTCAAGGGGGGCGAACTCGTCCTGGAGATCGATCCGGAGGAGTACTGAGATGGTGAGCTTCCCGTTCGTGTGGGACCCGATCATATGGGCGGTGCTCGTCTTCTTCGGGATCCTCGTCATCGGCTACGTCTTCGGCCAGCTCGCAAAGCAGCTGCTGATCGCCGCCGGGGTTTCCGAGGCGGTCGAGGGGACCGCCTTCGAGCGTACGGCCCAGGGACTCGGAAGTTCGACGGTGTCGGTCGTCTCGCGGCTGAGCTCCTGGTTCATCTACGGCGTCGGCGTGCTGGTCGCGCTGTACGTCGCACGCGTGCTGGAACCGGGACTGTTCTGGCAGCAGGTCGCCCGGCTGCTGCCGCGGGTGTTCATCGCCGCCTTCGCCGTGATCGTCGGCATCATCGCGGGCGATAAGGCCGAGGTACTGGTCAACGAACGGCTGCGCAGCGTCAAGGTCCCCGAGGTGGCGCTCATCGGCACGATCGTCAAGTACAGCATCATCTACGTCGCCGTTCTGATCGCGCTCGGCCAGCTCGGCGTCGC comes from the Halalkalicoccus sp. CG83 genome and includes:
- a CDS encoding mechanosensitive ion channel family protein, whose protein sequence is MVSFPFVWDPIIWAVLVFFGILVIGYVFGQLAKQLLIAAGVSEAVEGTAFERTAQGLGSSTVSVVSRLSSWFIYGVGVLVALYVARVLEPGLFWQQVARLLPRVFIAAFAVIVGIIAGDKAEVLVNERLRSVKVPEVALIGTIVKYSIIYVAVLIALGQLGVATSALLILLSVYAFGLVFLGGIAGRDLLASGAAGLYLFLNQPYGIGDRVRIGDRDGVVQEVELFITRIEDDGIEYIVPNRTVFEEGASKRRP
- the dacZ gene encoding diadenylate cyclase DacZ, whose translation is MSAVSELLDGIVENVDAVALFSPGTSLYERFAALEDVDVLVVGTENGVDADRFVEIPLEFTDVKDRVKFGLGAAIGKELIDEGDVVACATSIFDEEIDTVSRVRATDTMYSTLYDLFAHSRAEPEVIRAVLEVAIDLGKKGQKGKPVGALFVVGDAGNVMNKSRPLSYNPFEKSHVHVGDPIVSVMLKEFSRLDGAFVISDSGKIVSAYRYLEPAAEGVDIPKGLGARHMAGGAITRDTNATAIVLSESDGLVRAFKGGELVLEIDPEEY